The following are encoded together in the Rhizobium tumorigenes genome:
- a CDS encoding potassium transporter Kup, with amino-acid sequence MTAVPRDTSAPAKGLPSILFPMIGSIGVVYGDIGTSPLYAFREALRPFVDDGVTRGEILGLVSLMLWTLTVIVTFKYVLFLLRADNDGEGGTLSLLALLAKKSSRYKNGLLFAALIGTALFIGDAMITPALSVLSAVEGLKLVTPVFSTYVVPIAVVIMIMLFAIQSRGTATVSRFFGPITLLWFLVIALGGLSHIIESPSILTALNPIHAVRFIAHAGTVGLVVLGAVFLTVTGAEALYADLGHFGRKPIQAAWFFVVFPSLALNYLGQGALVLHDRAAAANPFFLMFPDWALLPVVILATCATIIASQAVITGAFSLARQAIHLGLLPRLEICFTSETNTGQIYLPTVNAILLIGVLSLIFLFRSSDSLATAYGISVTGAMVVTTILSIQFVRLFWKWSLVTALVVLLPLLALECIFLAANLLKITEGGYIPVLIAGALIVMMWTWRKGTGLLKLKAARNDVPLTQFIGSIERKSNHAPVSVPGTAVFLTSFPDLTPNVLLHNLKHNHALHNQNIILTIKTIPRPMVPEGERYIIESLSKRFIKMELRFGFMETQNVSKALSLCRKDGFKFDIMTTSFYIGRRKLVGSPTSGMPLWQDRLFIRMAGLAIDPSDHFHLPNNRVVEIGEQVII; translated from the coding sequence ATGACAGCCGTGCCGCGCGATACCTCCGCACCTGCAAAGGGTTTGCCGAGCATCCTGTTTCCGATGATCGGTTCCATCGGTGTCGTCTATGGCGATATCGGCACCAGCCCGCTCTACGCTTTTCGTGAGGCACTACGCCCCTTTGTCGACGACGGGGTGACGCGCGGCGAGATCCTTGGCCTCGTGTCGCTGATGCTCTGGACGCTGACGGTCATCGTGACGTTCAAATATGTTCTTTTCTTGCTGCGCGCCGACAATGACGGCGAGGGCGGCACACTCTCCCTGCTTGCTTTGCTCGCGAAGAAATCGAGCCGCTACAAGAATGGCCTGCTGTTTGCAGCGCTGATCGGCACCGCCCTGTTCATCGGCGACGCGATGATTACGCCGGCCCTTTCGGTGCTGTCTGCCGTCGAGGGGCTGAAGCTGGTGACCCCGGTGTTCTCGACCTATGTGGTACCGATCGCCGTCGTCATCATGATCATGCTGTTTGCCATCCAGTCGCGCGGCACGGCCACAGTCTCGCGCTTTTTCGGTCCCATCACCCTTCTATGGTTCCTGGTGATCGCTCTCGGTGGCCTGTCGCATATCATCGAGTCCCCCTCCATTCTGACCGCGCTCAACCCGATCCATGCCGTCCGCTTCATCGCCCATGCCGGCACCGTGGGGCTTGTCGTGCTCGGCGCCGTGTTCCTGACGGTGACGGGTGCTGAAGCGCTCTACGCTGATCTCGGGCACTTCGGCCGCAAGCCGATCCAGGCTGCCTGGTTTTTTGTTGTCTTTCCGTCGCTGGCATTGAATTATCTCGGGCAGGGCGCATTGGTTTTGCATGACCGCGCTGCGGCCGCCAATCCGTTCTTCCTGATGTTTCCGGACTGGGCGCTGCTGCCGGTCGTTATCCTCGCTACCTGCGCAACCATCATTGCCAGCCAGGCTGTCATCACCGGTGCTTTCTCGCTTGCTCGCCAGGCAATCCACCTCGGCTTGCTGCCGCGCCTCGAAATATGTTTCACTTCGGAGACCAACACCGGGCAGATCTACCTTCCGACCGTCAACGCGATCCTGCTGATCGGCGTGCTGAGCCTGATCTTCCTGTTCCGCAGTTCGGACTCCCTCGCCACCGCCTACGGCATCTCGGTAACCGGCGCCATGGTAGTGACGACCATCCTCTCCATTCAGTTTGTGCGTCTTTTCTGGAAGTGGTCGCTGGTAACGGCACTTGTCGTCCTGCTGCCGTTGCTGGCCCTCGAATGCATCTTCCTCGCCGCAAACCTGCTGAAGATCACCGAAGGCGGCTACATTCCCGTGCTGATTGCCGGCGCGCTCATCGTGATGATGTGGACCTGGCGAAAGGGCACCGGCCTGTTGAAGCTGAAGGCAGCCCGCAACGACGTGCCACTGACTCAATTCATCGGATCCATCGAGCGAAAGAGCAACCACGCGCCTGTTTCCGTGCCCGGCACCGCCGTGTTTCTCACCAGCTTCCCGGATCTTACACCGAATGTGCTGCTCCATAACCTGAAGCACAACCATGCCCTTCACAACCAGAATATCATCCTGACGATCAAGACCATTCCTCGGCCGATGGTTCCGGAAGGCGAGCGCTACATCATCGAATCGCTGTCGAAGCGGTTCATCAAGATGGAACTGCGCTTCGGGTTTATGGAGACGCAGAATGTGTCAAAGGCCCTGAGCCTTTGTCGCAAGGACGGCTTTAAGTTCGACATCATGACGACCTCGTTCTACATCGGTCGCCGCAAGCTGGTGGGAAGCCCGACTTCGGGCATGCCACTGTGGCAGGACCGCCTCTTCATCCGCATGGCGGGCCTCGCGATCGATCCTTCCGATCACTTTCACCTGCCCAACAATCGCGTGGTCGAGATTGGCGAGCAGGTCATCATCTAG
- a CDS encoding mechanosensitive ion channel family protein, giving the protein MPFAKMFYRLWKMAAVVALLLLAGTLAHAQQAAPVAAGQQKIDQLVKLLDDPEVRALLAQRPSGTATAMMPNMSASALTTLLNGVQGHLLAVREAIPLVPGEFSRAGTTIMAGIDNRSATHVFLLFLLLVALGLAAEFGFSLLVGHLHAGRSAILGNSTPVGSIHTLGRHLFGELAPLVIFAIASVGMFLMVTWPPLLLDLIVPTLLGLIAARLVIRLCRVVLVPSAAKSATTQVRLIPMEDAAAQFWFSRVVVFTLTFFVGWAAEGIMGALGFLPPVRAAVGYAIGVGLLAIAIEIVWRRPRPIDRPRHQGVFHWLETFWLCVIWALWVAGLDVMMLLCTYVIVVPAALRISSGIVRSAFATQGSPGGADSPVYQVVVERGLRAAIIAVAILWLTMIVSLQTSAMVENAQVAGIIRGALTGIVILLAADIVWQIAKALINHRLAFARAHEGNDAEVARSGRLLTLLPIFRNFLAMLIIAISAMMVLSALGIEVGPLIAGAGIFGVAIGFGSQTLVKDIISGIFYMTDDAFRVGEYIQSGTYKGTVESFSLRSVRLRHHRGPIFTVPFGVLGAVENMSRDWVIDKFLISVSYETDVGLVKKLVKGIGSELLEDPELGPKIIETLKMKGVEQFGDYGINLSFAVMAKPGEQSMIRRRALALIREAFTANGIEFASPTVRVGNDERAAEAVAALTSNNNALAQKKLAGEAAQ; this is encoded by the coding sequence ATGCCGTTTGCCAAAATGTTTTACCGTCTTTGGAAAATGGCAGCGGTGGTCGCCTTGCTGTTGCTGGCGGGTACGCTGGCGCATGCCCAGCAGGCCGCCCCCGTGGCTGCTGGCCAGCAGAAGATCGACCAGCTTGTCAAGCTGCTCGACGACCCCGAGGTTCGCGCTCTGCTCGCCCAGAGGCCTTCCGGCACGGCGACTGCGATGATGCCCAACATGTCTGCCTCCGCACTGACGACGCTGCTCAACGGCGTCCAGGGGCACCTTCTCGCGGTCCGGGAGGCAATCCCGCTGGTTCCCGGCGAATTCTCCCGGGCCGGGACGACGATCATGGCAGGGATCGACAACCGGAGCGCAACGCACGTCTTTTTGCTGTTCCTGCTGCTGGTGGCGCTTGGACTTGCTGCCGAGTTCGGTTTCAGTCTTCTCGTAGGCCACCTCCACGCCGGACGTTCCGCCATCCTCGGAAATTCGACACCTGTAGGGAGCATCCACACGCTCGGCCGCCACCTGTTTGGCGAACTCGCGCCTCTGGTGATCTTCGCCATCGCCAGCGTGGGCATGTTCCTGATGGTGACCTGGCCGCCACTGCTGCTGGACCTGATCGTGCCGACCCTGCTGGGACTGATCGCCGCCCGTCTGGTGATACGTCTCTGCCGAGTGGTGTTGGTGCCCTCAGCCGCGAAGTCGGCTACGACACAGGTCCGCCTTATCCCGATGGAAGACGCGGCGGCGCAGTTCTGGTTCTCGCGCGTCGTCGTGTTCACGCTGACGTTCTTCGTTGGGTGGGCGGCGGAAGGCATCATGGGCGCGCTCGGCTTTCTTCCACCAGTACGGGCTGCCGTCGGATATGCCATCGGCGTCGGGCTGCTGGCCATTGCCATCGAGATCGTCTGGCGCCGGCCGCGACCGATCGATCGTCCCCGCCACCAAGGGGTATTCCACTGGCTGGAAACATTCTGGCTTTGCGTCATCTGGGCGCTATGGGTGGCAGGGCTGGATGTGATGATGCTGCTCTGTACCTACGTTATTGTGGTGCCTGCGGCGCTGCGGATATCTTCGGGGATAGTTCGAAGCGCCTTTGCGACGCAAGGCAGCCCTGGAGGAGCGGATAGCCCCGTCTACCAGGTCGTGGTCGAGCGCGGCCTGAGGGCTGCGATCATCGCGGTGGCAATTCTGTGGCTCACCATGATCGTCAGCCTGCAAACAAGCGCGATGGTGGAAAATGCGCAAGTCGCAGGTATCATTCGCGGCGCCCTGACGGGCATCGTCATCCTTCTGGCGGCCGACATTGTCTGGCAGATCGCCAAGGCGCTGATCAACCACCGCCTCGCCTTTGCGCGTGCCCACGAAGGCAACGACGCCGAAGTTGCCCGCAGCGGCAGGCTGCTGACGTTGCTTCCCATCTTTCGAAACTTCCTGGCGATGCTCATCATCGCCATTTCCGCCATGATGGTTCTCTCCGCACTCGGCATCGAGGTCGGGCCGCTCATCGCCGGCGCTGGTATCTTCGGGGTTGCGATAGGCTTTGGATCGCAGACGCTGGTGAAGGACATCATCAGCGGCATATTCTACATGACGGACGACGCATTCCGGGTCGGAGAATACATCCAGAGCGGCACCTACAAGGGCACCGTCGAATCCTTCAGCCTGCGGTCGGTCAGGCTACGCCACCACCGGGGCCCGATCTTCACCGTGCCCTTCGGTGTGCTCGGTGCGGTCGAGAACATGTCGCGCGACTGGGTCATCGACAAATTCCTGATCTCGGTCAGCTACGAGACGGATGTCGGCCTGGTCAAAAAGCTGGTGAAAGGTATCGGCTCGGAACTACTCGAAGATCCGGAGCTGGGACCAAAGATCATAGAGACCCTCAAGATGAAGGGTGTAGAGCAGTTCGGGGACTACGGTATTAACCTGAGCTTCGCGGTCATGGCAAAGCCCGGCGAGCAGTCGATGATCCGGCGTCGCGCACTGGCGCTGATCCGCGAGGCCTTTACCGCCAACGGCATCGAATTCGCCTCGCCGACAGTCCGTGTCGGTAATGACGAGCGGGCAGCTGAGGCCGTTGCCGCACTGACCTCGAACAATAACGCTCTCGCCCAGAAGAAGCTTGCGGGCGAAGCGGCGCAGTAA
- a CDS encoding amino acid ABC transporter ATP-binding protein — protein sequence MAEAQLKKLEVSTTDVAVEIINMNKWYGDFHVLRDINLKVMRGERIVIAGPSGSGKSTMIRCINRLEEHQKGNILVDGVELTNDLKKIDEVRREVGMVFQHFNLFPHLTILENCTLAPIWVRKMPKKQAEEVAMHFLTRVKIPDQAKKYPGQLSGGQQQRVAIARSLCMNPKIMLFDEPTSALDPEMIKEVLDTMVGLAEEGMTMLCVTHEMGFARQVANRVIFMDQGQIVEQNSPAEFFDNPQHERTKLFLSQILH from the coding sequence ATGGCTGAAGCTCAATTGAAAAAACTGGAAGTCTCGACGACCGACGTTGCGGTCGAAATCATCAACATGAACAAGTGGTACGGCGATTTCCACGTACTGCGCGATATCAACCTGAAGGTCATGCGCGGCGAGCGCATCGTCATCGCGGGCCCGTCGGGCTCCGGCAAGTCGACGATGATCCGTTGCATCAACCGGCTGGAAGAGCACCAGAAGGGCAATATTCTCGTCGACGGCGTCGAGCTTACCAACGACCTGAAGAAGATCGATGAAGTGCGTCGCGAAGTCGGCATGGTGTTCCAGCACTTCAATCTCTTCCCGCACCTGACGATCCTCGAGAACTGCACGCTGGCGCCGATCTGGGTGCGCAAGATGCCGAAGAAGCAGGCCGAGGAAGTTGCCATGCACTTCCTCACCCGCGTCAAGATCCCCGACCAGGCCAAGAAGTACCCCGGCCAGCTATCGGGCGGCCAGCAGCAGCGCGTCGCTATCGCCCGTTCGCTCTGCATGAACCCAAAAATCATGTTGTTCGACGAGCCGACCTCGGCACTCGATCCGGAAATGATCAAGGAAGTGCTCGACACCATGGTCGGCCTTGCGGAGGAAGGCATGACGATGCTTTGCGTCACCCACGAAATGGGCTTTGCCCGCCAGGTGGCGAACCGCGTCATCTTCATGGACCAGGGACAGATCGTCGAGCAGAACTCGCCCGCCGAATTCTTCGACAATCCGCAGCATGAGCGCACCAAGCTGTTCCTCAGCCAGATCCTGCACTGA